From Microcaecilia unicolor chromosome 11, aMicUni1.1, whole genome shotgun sequence, the proteins below share one genomic window:
- the LOC115479506 gene encoding neutrophil elastase-like, protein MTLLWLLSSALWVLSTVYPSQGGSLQSWIVGGKEAIPNSWPFIASLQIQGQHFCGGSLIAPNFLITAAHCLMDLNPSFVTIVLGAHSLSANEATRQTFRISRIFENGFNPRTLENDILVVKLNRAADLNATVQTVKLPKQNQTVPTGTQCVTAGWGQLATQGPSSDQLQELNVTTTGNRLCRSTNICTRVSMRQAGICFGDSGGPLVCNDILHGLSSFIIRSCGSGVAPDFFARVALFRSFIDSALAN, encoded by the exons ATGACGCTTCTCtggcttctctcctctgccctctgggTGCTCAGTACAGTCTACCCCAGCCAAGGTG GAAGTCTTCAGAGCTGGATTGTTGGAGGTAAAGAAGCTATTCCCAATTCCTGGCCCTTCATCGCTTCCCTGCAGATCCAAGGGCAGCACTTCTGTGGCGGGTCACTCATAGCTCCCAACTTCCTGATAACAGCGGCTCACTGCCTTATGGATCT AAATCCTTCATTTGTGACCATTGTGCTTGGGGCCCATTCGTTGTCTGCCAATGAAGCGACGAGACAGACGTTCCGGATCTCGCGGATCTTTGAGAATGGTTTTAACCCTCGGACCTTGGAGAATGACATTCTGGTGGTAAAA CTGAACCGTGCAGCTGATCTGAATGCCACTGTGCAGACagtgaaacttccaaagcagaacCAGACGGTCCCAACAGGTACCCAATGTGTTACAGCAGGGTGGGGCCAGCTGGCCACCCAAGGCCCTTCTTCAGACCAATTGCAGGAGCTGAATGTCACGACTACTGGGAATCGTCTGTGCAGATCCACAAATATCTGTACTCGTGTTTCCATGCGCCAGGCAGGAATCTGCTTT GGCGATTCTGGTGGACCATTGGTTTGTAATGACATCCTTCATGGCCTGTCTTCCTTCATCATTCGCTCCTGTGGCAGTGGGGTTGCCCCAGATTTCTTTGCCCGGGTTGCACTTTTTCGTAGCTTTATTGACAGTGCCCTTGCAAATTAA